The Echinicola jeungdonensis genome segment CCGGCAATAGCCAACCTCCGGGATTCACCATTAGACAACTTGATCAGGGATTTGTCCCTCAGTTCATTTAGTTCAAGCAAATCCATTACTTTTGCTACATCCCAATAACCTGGCAGAGGAGCCTCCACTTGGCCCAAATGTTCCACTACAGTGGCTGCCTCTTCAGATTCGTAAGAATTGAACCTTTGCTGGTAATAAAAATTCTGGATGTTGGATTTATTTTTGAAGGTATATTTCTGGGAGACCACAGCAATCAAATCCCTAAAACTATTTATTTGCCCTTTAGCGGTCATTTCTTTTTGATAATCCTGTGCAAAAGGTCTGACTATCCTTCCCTCCACCAAATTGGTATGTCCTAATAGTGTATCCAAAAAGGCGGTTTTTTCTGATCCAGAGGCACTCAGGATGGCCCAATGTTCCCCTTGACGCATGGTATAATCCAGTCCCTGGAAAATGATCCGGTCCAAAAACTTTACTTTGGCTTTTTCTATTACAAAAACGGTCTCCTTATTTTTGTTCATGTCTTGTGATTAATAATACCCCCAACTAAAATACCCTACTAGGTTAAGCAATGGATCGATTGTGCTTTTGAGTAATTTTTCACATGATCCTTTTGGAATCATGAAAAATTCGGCCGTTGTATAATTAGAAGATGAATGAAAGAATTTGAATTCATCCTGGCAGTTGAAAAGTTGGTTTTTCGGATATTCTAAACTTTATTTTTAGTATCAATGGTTATGGTTACCGGTCCATCGTTGACCAAAGCAACTTTCATATCAGCTCCAAATTCTCCCGTTTGGATGTTTTTCCCCAATTGATTTTCCATTGCCTTAATAAATTCCTCATATAATGGGATCGCTACATCCGGTTTGGCAGCTTTGATGTATGAGGGGCGGTTTCCTTTTTTAGTACTGGCATGAAGGGTAAATTGACTGATCAGCAGCACTTCACCATCCACATCGATTAAGCTTTTGTTCATTACTCCTTTTTCATCCCCAAAAATCCGGAGATTGACAATTTTTTTGCTCAACCAATCAATATCTGTATCATCATCAGCTTCTTCTATTCCCAACAAGACCATCATTCCCTTGCCGATTTGCCCCTGAATGGTCCCATTAATTTTTACCGAAGATTCAGAAACACGCTGAATAACTGCTATCATTGTACTTATATTCCTTTTTTTAAAGTTTGAAGATAATTGATTCCAGGGAAGAACTATAGTTTTCTAGATATCATTTTGGCCATGGCCTTTACGGGGCTGGGTTTTTGGAGTTTTTCCTTGTTCCAATCTCCTCTAAACCATGAGCTCAACCCATTATTTGATGCCAATCAGTATCAAAAGGCATATTACTATTTCCGGGGTGACAGCAGCCATTATTCCGTCAATTTTCCTTTTAGCGTCCGGCTATTTGTTCCCTGGCTCGCCGCCCAACTTCCAGGGCAAAGTATGATGGGAAACTTCAAGATGGTCAACTTATACTTTGGGCTTTCCTGGATACCCATTTGGTTTGTGTTAGGGCAAAAATTGAATTTGGAAAGGTATAAAATATGGATTGGCTGGTTTTGGATCAGCTTCCACTGGGTTGGAGTGTTGAAGGCCAATCTTTCAGACCCCATAACAGTAGATGTCCCCCTCTATACCTTTCAATTGCTTTTATTATGGCTCCTTATAGAAAAAAGAAAAACAATATGGTTGTTACTTATCTTGGGTCCTATAGCCACACTTCAAAAAGAATCCATGTTAGCCATTTTACTGATTTTAACTTTATTTCCAGGCCTAAAATGGCTAATAGAGGAAAAAAAGGAGGCTTTTTTTGCCTTATTAGGAGCATTTATCCTCAGTTGGGTAAGCTTAAAAACAGCTACTTTAATTTTTCCTCAAGCCAATGAAGGTAAAAATGCTATTATTAATATTTTGAATTATACAGCAGGGTTGTTTGGTCATCCTGATTTGATTTTAAGGTGGATATGCTCCATAACCCTGGCATATGGCGGGTTTCTGTGGGCAGGAATTTGGAACAGTAAAAAATTGAAAGCAAAATATGGGGAAGTAATAATTCCCCTAGTTGTAGTTTATGTTTTTTTCAGTTTGTTTGCAGGTGGGGATTTTACCCGGATTGCTTTTTTGGGATCAACCTTTGTGATGCTATTTTTACTGGATGCCCTTCCCCTCAACTTCAAACAATGGGTTCTATTGTTTATAATCAGCCTACCTGCTATGCGGTTAACGGGTTTTCTCCCAGATGGCGGGGCTCAATTTGACCAATGGAAAACCTGGTATCCGGAATTTGCCCCCTGGAATTGGCTGGTGATTTATTTGGGCTATACGCTTTTGTTGGCTTGGGTAAGCTGGAAGTGGTTTCGGATAAAAAACGGAAATTATTCCACATCAACTTCTTCATCAAATGCCTAAATTATTTTCCTAAAAACCTACCTACAAAATGTATGTTTCAATTACATAGAAGCTACCTATTTACCGGAGCCAATCCCAGCGATTTGCCCAATCCAACAAAGCCTCATTACGCCATTTGAGTACTGTTTTGGCGCCCTGCCAGATTCCGTCAAACAATTCTGGATCTTGCGGGTCCGTGTACCAATTTGGGCCTAATTTATAATCAATGGGTGAAGGTTTACCTGGCCAAATATTGTTGACAACAAATTCCCCAGTCTGCTTAGGAAAACCTGGAATTTCAGATGTAACCGAATAGGACAAAGTTTCGGTTCGCTTTGGGGCATATTTAACCGCATAGTCCCCATCCCCTAGGTAAAAACCACCCCACTTTTGCTCACCGATTCCAGCTTGTACCGTCATTGTAAAACAGGCCGAATCTGCGGGAATGTTCAGTTTTGGCCCTTTAAAATAAAACTCTACTACTGAATACACCTTTACGGTATCTCCTAGGGTGGTATTTCGATGATAGACCTTTTTTGGACTGTGGTTAATCTTCTCATAACTTCCGCCCCAATTGTCTCTTTCCGGGTAATTGGGGTTACCATCCATCATATAGAGTAATGAGGGGGAATCCCCCATTTTAACTTCTCCTTTATAACGGTTATCATCATAATCTTTTCCCAGATATCCTGCGCCCTGAATGAAATTATCATAATAGTTTTCATTTTTCAACCTTTCGGGTGCTTCATTATTCGAAAAGAAGCCCCTATACGTAGCATTGGATTCAATGATCCAAAGGTCAGGAAAGTTTTGTGCGATGTAGGAATAACTGTTGACGCTCCATTTTTTATTGGGACCTCCAATCCAGTAAATTTTTATTTTGTCCTTAATTTCAGGTGCATCATGCAATGCTTGGGCTAAATCATCCAGGCCACCCCATACGAGCACCCATAGGGGCCGGTCACTATCTTTCTTTGCACATTGGATGATCCAGTCTGAGCCCTCTGTGGATTGCATGTACCCAACAAAGGGAGCACTACCCTGTCGTCCTTGTTTGGTTACGGAGCGTAGATATGCTGGTGCTGCAAGGCCTTTCTTATGTTTATTTAATTTGGGCAGGTCTTTTTCATAGAGGTCAATCATGCGCAAAATTTCCCCTTTTGATCCATCACCGTAAGAAGGAGAAGAAATGAGCCCTTCAACTTCAAACATGTCGCTGTACATCAGTAAATGTGCCATGGATTGATTATCGTCGGGATCTGTTCCTCCAATATCGGTACTAACCAGAATACGGGGCTTGACCGGCACAGGCTGTTGGGCGAACAAGGCTATCCAACATGTAGATAGTGAAATAATCAAAATCAGCTTTTTCATTGGTTTTCTTTTGGGGTAAAGTTTTTTCAACAACTATTGCTTTTCCACCTAATTCTAATTTTTCACCAACCAGGCCACCACCGGAACTTCCATGGTTGCCGCAAGGGTGTGGAGCATGCCTCCTTTAACTTCCTTTTTCATTTCTGTTATTTCCCCGCTAGTTGGATCGATCCACTTTAAGGTATATCGATTTTGATCATCCGTTAAATCAATTTTTAGCTCACCGTTTTGTAAAAAAAGGACATAACCAGTTCCTTTTTGGCCAAGCACATATAAGGAGGAATCCAGGTTTTTTGAAGTCAAAGGTTTCATAATGGCGGCATCTCTAAAAAATCTCTCCTCCTGGATTTCAGGAAGTTCGGCCAAGGATCCTCCACCTATAAAAACAGCCCAATCTTTAAAGGGTACCCCCCTTCTGGAATAAACAATGGCTTTTTCAGGGTACTTAGTACGAAATTCCTGCACTGCACGATAGATTTGATCAAAAGAAGGCTCCCCTGGATCAATTAAACGGGCATATTGCCTTCCTGCTAGATTTTGACCTCCCTCAGGAGCATACAAACTACCGTCTTTCCGGTATTGCCATTGAATAACATCAATGCCATCCACTAAAGTCGACAATTTGGGATCTTCCAGAATAGCATCCTGTACATCTTTCGTTCCAGGAAGCAAAACCATCACCTCTTGCTGGTTTTCCCTTTCCCACTCTCCAATCACATCCAACCAAAACTGAACAAAGTGCAAAGGCCCTGTATATTCCACTCCCAAATGGTGAATGATATTGGTGTTGCCCTTAAAATTGTCCAGACTTTTTTTGATATAAGCCCGGTGCAGGGTGTTTCTAACCTGGTGGGTCGTGTCATAAAATGATTCTGCCATATACACCCGCTTATCTCCGGCATAGGCTGGGGGTTCGGCAAATCCGGATTGATTAATATTATTCGCTGTCCTCCAGGGATAATCTGCCCAATGCGCCGCTTCTTCAAGAATATTGTGTTGAAGGTAATGTTCCTGGATATAAAGCAAACCATTTTGATCAGCCAGGTTGGCAAACTGATTCAATCGCAACCAGTACCAGGTGTTCCATTTGGTCAAGTCGTATTTACTTAGCCGGTCATAGGCTTCGCCCTGTCCACTTCGGCTAAAAGGCTGTTCATAAAATGGTGCCCAAACATCCGCATCAGCTCTGCGACTACGGGAATGGTCATCCCTCCTTCTTTCGTACCAAAGGGCAGGAAAGCTTTGCATAGCCACAACATCATGTTGGAGCATATCATATACCAATGTATCCAAATTATCCGTCAGCCCCCGGCCAATTCTTCCCGGAACAAACCGCACCAGGTTGGGAGATGCACTCTCTATATCATTTGGCCTTGTAGTCCCCCTCCAAAGAGAAGTTCTATCCCTCTTTCCGGTTAATACCTGATTTCCACTAAGCAGCCATCCATTTTTTATGCTTATGAAAGCTCCCTTTTGATTCTTTTTTGGTGACTTTTGAACTACTTTCGAAACAACTTGATTCACCATCTTTGCTTCCGAAAGCTCAGAATGAATAGGATATTTTTCTACCATCTGATCAATCCAGCCTTCCATGGTTAGGTCCGGATACTTTGACTGCTCACTCAGCTGGGCAGCTTGCTCGGGTGAAGGCTTATTGGTTCTGCTTGTTTCATACTGAAGGATTTTTTCTTCTTCAGGAGATGGCTGCCCTGTCCGGGCCCTCAATTGGGCATAGAAAAGGCTTTCTGGCTTAACAAATTCGGTTGCCAATTCATGATGACCTTTTCCGTAACCCTGGGCTTTATAAGCATAAGCCCAATTTTCTGCCCCTGGAGGAGAGGACAAAAATATCTTTGCCGCTTTTGATTGCCAGATCAGGGAGTTGGCGGCGCTCCACCCCCCGCCTTGTCCATCTACGTCGCGATAGGCCAAACTGATATTACCTCCATCAATAGATACCTTGTCAAACAGCACACCACTTGCCCAGCCACCAATAGTACCGCTAAAGTTATAAGGCATGTATGCATGGCATTGGACAAAGGCATTGGGGCCTGGGGTTGTAAAACCTACAGAATAAGCATGAAAAGCATATTCTGAATAACAACGCTGAAATAGCACCTGTTGCCCAAGAGTCTGGAACGCATATCGACGGTAACCACCAATCTGCCCCACAGGGGCCAACGATTTACAGTCCTCTACCGTAATACGGCTAGCTTTTTCCCAAATGGCCACTGCTGAACTTACAAAATGTTCAGCAACCATTCTCCGCACCCAGGAATCCCGTACATTTTCCATCGTCACGGCCATCCATCGATGGTTTTCATCTTTTTCATTCGACGGGTCAAAAGCCGATATACACCGGAGATTTTCCACCCCCACCTGGCTGATCTGACCCTCCCAACTGTATTTGGCCACACTCCCCCCGCCATATTTCGGGTCAAGGGAATTAGTTAACGGTACATCAAGAATAATAGATTGAGGCGACACTGCTACTACCTCCCTGAACCAATTTTGGTCAAAATCTCCTGATTCCCATTTTGTAAGTGGATAATCGACATGGATCCCTATTTTATCAGCTCCAATATCTTTAATCCATTTTTCTGTAGATGGTCGGTTCACGATAACGCTATCTCCCACCTTAAAGGAATGAGGGCTATCGAATGTCAGGGTTGTTGCATTTACCGGGAAATGGGATTTTACCAAAGGAATGGGATCCTCTTTTTTAAGATTGTTAACGCCCGCAATTCTAATAAGGGTTTGGCGATCCACTCCTGACCCTATCAATAAGGATCCGTCTTTTCCTGACCCGCTTCCGCGCAACACTACTCCCGAACTCCGGATGGTCAATCCACCAGAAATTTCAAAAGTACCCTTTTCCAAAAGCACTGTTCCCCGAAACCCATTATCATCCAGTGGTAAGGTAGCCACATAATCAATGGCTGCCTGAATTTCTGCGGTAGCATCTCCCCTTTTTGGTCGTACAATAACCTTTACGGGGACATCGGGTATTGGATTTTCGGAAAGCATATAACCACAAAAAGAATAATCAGGAATCTGGTCGCCATCGCCCTCCACCTTATAAGATAAAATTCC includes the following:
- the dtd gene encoding D-aminoacyl-tRNA deacylase; its protein translation is MIAVIQRVSESSVKINGTIQGQIGKGMMVLLGIEEADDDTDIDWLSKKIVNLRIFGDEKGVMNKSLIDVDGEVLLISQFTLHASTKKGNRPSYIKAAKPDVAIPLYEEFIKAMENQLGKNIQTGEFGADMKVALVNDGPVTITIDTKNKV
- a CDS encoding nucleoside hydrolase-like domain-containing protein, translating into MKKLILIISLSTCWIALFAQQPVPVKPRILVSTDIGGTDPDDNQSMAHLLMYSDMFEVEGLISSPSYGDGSKGEILRMIDLYEKDLPKLNKHKKGLAAPAYLRSVTKQGRQGSAPFVGYMQSTEGSDWIIQCAKKDSDRPLWVLVWGGLDDLAQALHDAPEIKDKIKIYWIGGPNKKWSVNSYSYIAQNFPDLWIIESNATYRGFFSNNEAPERLKNENYYDNFIQGAGYLGKDYDDNRYKGEVKMGDSPSLLYMMDGNPNYPERDNWGGSYEKINHSPKKVYHRNTTLGDTVKVYSVVEFYFKGPKLNIPADSACFTMTVQAGIGEQKWGGFYLGDGDYAVKYAPKRTETLSYSVTSEIPGFPKQTGEFVVNNIWPGKPSPIDYKLGPNWYTDPQDPELFDGIWQGAKTVLKWRNEALLDWANRWDWLR
- a CDS encoding DUF6298 domain-containing protein — protein: MDVKYGMNLLLGLFAFALPVTLLAQSGTSSNAPIQINEGGILSYKVEGDGDQIPDYSFCGYMLSENPIPDVPVKVIVRPKRGDATAEIQAAIDYVATLPLDDNGFRGTVLLEKGTFEISGGLTIRSSGVVLRGSGSGKDGSLLIGSGVDRQTLIRIAGVNNLKKEDPIPLVKSHFPVNATTLTFDSPHSFKVGDSVIVNRPSTEKWIKDIGADKIGIHVDYPLTKWESGDFDQNWFREVVAVSPQSIILDVPLTNSLDPKYGGGSVAKYSWEGQISQVGVENLRCISAFDPSNEKDENHRWMAVTMENVRDSWVRRMVAEHFVSSAVAIWEKASRITVEDCKSLAPVGQIGGYRRYAFQTLGQQVLFQRCYSEYAFHAYSVGFTTPGPNAFVQCHAYMPYNFSGTIGGWASGVLFDKVSIDGGNISLAYRDVDGQGGGWSAANSLIWQSKAAKIFLSSPPGAENWAYAYKAQGYGKGHHELATEFVKPESLFYAQLRARTGQPSPEEEKILQYETSRTNKPSPEQAAQLSEQSKYPDLTMEGWIDQMVEKYPIHSELSEAKMVNQVVSKVVQKSPKKNQKGAFISIKNGWLLSGNQVLTGKRDRTSLWRGTTRPNDIESASPNLVRFVPGRIGRGLTDNLDTLVYDMLQHDVVAMQSFPALWYERRRDDHSRSRRADADVWAPFYEQPFSRSGQGEAYDRLSKYDLTKWNTWYWLRLNQFANLADQNGLLYIQEHYLQHNILEEAAHWADYPWRTANNINQSGFAEPPAYAGDKRVYMAESFYDTTHQVRNTLHRAYIKKSLDNFKGNTNIIHHLGVEYTGPLHFVQFWLDVIGEWERENQQEVMVLLPGTKDVQDAILEDPKLSTLVDGIDVIQWQYRKDGSLYAPEGGQNLAGRQYARLIDPGEPSFDQIYRAVQEFRTKYPEKAIVYSRRGVPFKDWAVFIGGGSLAELPEIQEERFFRDAAIMKPLTSKNLDSSLYVLGQKGTGYVLFLQNGELKIDLTDDQNRYTLKWIDPTSGEITEMKKEVKGGMLHTLAATMEVPVVAWLVKN